The following proteins are co-located in the uncultured Draconibacterium sp. genome:
- a CDS encoding DUF4295 domain-containing protein, which translates to MAKKAVASLQKGAGKGYAKVIKMTKSEKTGAYSFKEEIVPNDDVKTYFKK; encoded by the coding sequence ATGGCAAAGAAAGCAGTAGCATCATTACAGAAAGGTGCCGGTAAAGGTTATGCTAAAGTTATCAAGATGACCAAATCGGAAAAGACAGGTGCATATTCTTTTAAAGAAGAAATTGTTCCAAATGACGACGTTAAAACTTATTTTAAAAAATAA
- the rpmG gene encoding 50S ribosomal protein L33 yields MAKKGKGNRVQVILECTEHKDSGVPGTSRYITTKNRKNTTERMELKKYNPILKKVTVHKEIK; encoded by the coding sequence ATGGCGAAAAAAGGAAAAGGTAACAGAGTTCAGGTAATTTTAGAATGCACTGAGCATAAAGATAGCGGTGTACCGGGAACTTCAAGGTATATTACTACTAAAAACAGAAAAAATACTACCGAAAGAATGGAATTGAAAAAATACAATCCTATTCTGAAGAAAGTAACAGTACATAAAGAAATTAAATAA
- the rpmB gene encoding 50S ribosomal protein L28, producing MSRVCQITGKKAMIGNNVSHSKRRTKRKFDINLFKKKFYMPDEDRWVQLTVSAAGMRTINKKGVKAALTEAQEKGFIDKY from the coding sequence ATGTCACGAGTTTGTCAAATAACAGGAAAGAAAGCAATGATTGGGAACAATGTTTCTCACTCTAAAAGAAGAACCAAAAGAAAGTTCGATATAAACCTGTTCAAAAAGAAATTTTATATGCCTGACGAAGATCGTTGGGTGCAATTAACTGTATCTGCTGCTGGTATGCGCACTATTAACAAAAAAGGCGTTAAAGCTGCTTTAACCGAAGCGCAGGAAAAAGGTTTTATCGATAAATACTAA
- a CDS encoding peroxiredoxin, with product MEEQNVTQMPRIGDLAPDFKANTTHGPIQFSEYIKDSWTILFSHPADFTPVCTTEMSGFAIRGDEFRALNTKLIGLSIDSIHAHVAWVNNVKKNTGVLFDFPIIADIDMKVSQLYGMLQPNESETAAVRAVFFIDPKGKIRLIMYYPLNVGRNMDEILRVLKALQVSDKYSVALPLDWTPGQKVIVPPPKTVAEMEEREKSNYEMVDFYLAKKDLDV from the coding sequence ATGGAAGAACAAAATGTAACACAAATGCCACGAATTGGCGATTTGGCACCCGATTTTAAAGCCAACACAACACATGGTCCGATCCAATTTTCGGAATATATTAAGGACAGTTGGACCATTCTTTTTTCACACCCGGCTGATTTCACTCCTGTTTGTACCACCGAAATGAGTGGCTTTGCAATACGTGGAGATGAATTTCGAGCTCTAAACACCAAATTAATTGGTTTAAGTATCGACAGTATTCATGCTCACGTAGCCTGGGTAAACAATGTAAAAAAGAATACCGGAGTATTGTTTGATTTCCCAATAATTGCTGACATTGACATGAAAGTATCGCAATTGTACGGAATGTTGCAACCCAACGAAAGTGAAACAGCAGCAGTTCGAGCGGTCTTTTTCATTGATCCAAAAGGAAAAATACGTCTCATAATGTATTATCCGCTAAATGTTGGTAGAAACATGGATGAAATCCTGCGTGTACTTAAAGCTCTTCAGGTCTCAGATAAGTACAGTGTTGCCTTACCTTTGGATTGGACTCCCGGACAGAAAGTAATTGTTCCTCCGCCAAAAACAGTTGCAGAAATGGAAGAGCGCGAAAAAAGCAATTACGAAATGGTAGACTTCTATTTGGCTAAAAAAGATTTGGATGTATAA
- a CDS encoding glycerate kinase produces MKVVVAPNSMKGSLNAFDFADAVEQAFLECSSEFEIRKIPVADGGDFTGEVLMRNLGATEKQMAVVGPLRQTVLSKYAVSGAKAIIEMADASGMKLVRSSDLDPLVATSYGTGQLIADALKNGCTEIYLAIGGSATVDGGMGMMEALGFVFSDKDGATLAGNGANLCKIHAVKSADISEEVSIKIICDVDNPLLGENGAANVFGPQKGATKEMVPILEEGLENWAQVILDKTGHDLKAIEGTGAAGGMALPLMGFLNAEIVPGADFVLEQLNFAEQVSWADIVITGEGKIDSQTLNNKAPFAVAKSAKKYGKPVFAIGGKVESFTSDIFDGVYSLVNGPLSLEYAMNNAQQLLYNFSKELAKTIYALRIKEQE; encoded by the coding sequence ATGAAAGTAGTAGTTGCACCTAATTCGATGAAAGGAAGTTTAAATGCTTTCGACTTTGCTGATGCAGTAGAACAGGCTTTTTTAGAATGTTCTTCCGAGTTTGAAATTAGAAAAATTCCGGTTGCCGATGGTGGCGATTTTACAGGTGAAGTATTAATGCGAAATTTGGGAGCTACCGAAAAACAGATGGCAGTTGTTGGGCCGCTACGACAAACTGTTTTGTCGAAATACGCTGTTTCAGGAGCAAAAGCAATCATTGAAATGGCCGATGCTTCCGGAATGAAATTAGTACGTTCAAGCGATTTAGATCCTTTAGTGGCTACATCGTATGGTACCGGGCAACTTATTGCCGATGCCTTAAAAAATGGGTGTACTGAAATATATTTGGCCATTGGTGGGAGCGCTACTGTTGATGGGGGAATGGGAATGATGGAAGCGTTGGGATTTGTATTCTCAGATAAAGATGGAGCGACTTTAGCCGGGAATGGAGCCAATCTTTGTAAAATTCACGCAGTAAAGTCTGCAGATATTTCAGAAGAAGTTTCAATAAAAATTATTTGCGACGTAGATAATCCGTTATTGGGCGAAAATGGAGCTGCCAATGTATTTGGTCCTCAAAAAGGAGCAACCAAAGAAATGGTACCAATTCTGGAAGAAGGACTTGAAAATTGGGCTCAGGTAATTTTGGACAAAACAGGACATGATTTGAAAGCGATTGAAGGCACAGGAGCTGCCGGTGGAATGGCCTTGCCTCTAATGGGATTTTTAAATGCTGAAATTGTACCCGGTGCCGATTTTGTTTTGGAGCAATTAAACTTTGCTGAACAGGTTTCATGGGCCGATATTGTTATTACAGGCGAAGGGAAAATCGATTCGCAAACCTTAAACAATAAAGCGCCGTTTGCTGTTGCTAAAAGTGCAAAAAAATATGGGAAACCCGTTTTTGCCATTGGTGGTAAAGTTGAAAGTTTTACAAGCGATATTTTTGATGGTGTTTATAGTCTGGTAAATGGGCCACTAAGCCTGGAGTACGCCATGAATAATGCTCAGCAGTTGCTTTACAATTTTTCGAAAGAGTTGGCAAAAACAATTTATGCATTAAGAATAAAAGAGCAAGAATAA
- a CDS encoding RelA/SpoT family protein, whose amino-acid sequence MEPREQILNRYDNLKEFCQLTWDDAAYIKLENAFDFAQSVIGEQCFSHGEVIVKHSLEVASIIAMEIGLEPDSVITGLLHNVMYAGLKEKATHQEIGERFGEHIFSILEGMAKINALGTDTIDLHSENYRKLMLALAGDVRVILIKIADRLQVMRNLEMYSEENQDKLVNETLYLYAPLAHRLGLYNINSELLDLSLKYQKPEEYNYVVHRLKETEKERANFVAEFVKPIEKKLEKRGLSFSMKARTKSISSIHNKMNKKNVSFDEVMDLFAIRVILDSKPEDEKADCWLAYSFVTEEYQTNPNRLRDWITIPKSNGYESLHTTVMGPHNKWVEIQIRTKRMDEIAEKGLAAHWKYKGGKASGFDSWLAGIRDVLENPGLNVVDFIDQFNTDVYSDEIFVFTPKGDLKKLSKGATLLDFAYEIHSRLGDTCTGGQVNGKNVTLKYKLKNGDQISIDTSNNQKPKLDWLEFVVTSKAKNRVKASLNEERNTEAAQGREILLRKFKNWKLDLNDDAIRKILKHFGFKYAVDFYYEIANGKIDPLEVKSIFKVQEEVTAKNTIEDLLTNNETKELNYEGGDDFLVIDNNLKDVNYKLAQCCNPVFGDKIFGFVTISEGIKIHRTSCPNAPQMKQRFPYRVIKAMWKDNSGKGSFLTSLHISGNDQVGIVSEVTHIIAKDLGTQMRSINIETEKGQFEGILKISVYSLDHLEFLISKLKKVKGIISVTRGEK is encoded by the coding sequence ATGGAACCCAGGGAACAAATATTAAACCGGTACGATAATTTAAAGGAGTTTTGCCAACTTACTTGGGATGATGCGGCATACATAAAATTAGAAAATGCATTTGACTTTGCTCAGAGTGTAATTGGAGAACAGTGTTTTTCTCATGGCGAAGTTATCGTAAAACATTCGCTTGAAGTAGCATCAATTATTGCTATGGAAATAGGGCTGGAACCTGACTCGGTGATTACCGGCTTGCTCCACAATGTTATGTATGCTGGCTTAAAAGAGAAGGCAACCCATCAGGAAATTGGTGAACGTTTTGGCGAACATATTTTTTCCATTCTCGAAGGGATGGCGAAAATTAATGCCTTGGGAACCGATACAATTGATTTGCATTCAGAAAATTACAGGAAACTGATGCTTGCCTTAGCCGGCGATGTTCGTGTTATCCTGATTAAAATTGCCGATCGTTTGCAGGTTATGCGTAATCTGGAAATGTATTCTGAGGAAAACCAGGATAAGCTGGTTAACGAAACGTTGTACTTGTATGCTCCTTTGGCACACCGGCTGGGTTTGTACAACATTAATTCAGAGCTTCTTGATCTGTCGTTGAAATATCAGAAACCCGAGGAATATAATTATGTGGTTCACCGGCTTAAAGAAACTGAAAAAGAGCGTGCAAACTTTGTTGCCGAGTTTGTAAAACCCATCGAAAAAAAGTTGGAAAAACGAGGACTCTCGTTTTCAATGAAAGCACGTACAAAATCCATTTCTTCCATTCATAATAAAATGAATAAGAAGAATGTATCATTTGATGAGGTGATGGATTTATTTGCAATTCGTGTCATTCTTGATTCGAAGCCGGAGGATGAAAAGGCTGATTGCTGGCTTGCCTATTCGTTCGTAACTGAGGAATATCAGACCAATCCGAATCGTTTGCGCGACTGGATAACCATCCCAAAATCGAATGGTTACGAATCGCTGCATACTACGGTTATGGGGCCTCATAATAAATGGGTTGAAATCCAGATAAGAACCAAACGAATGGATGAAATTGCCGAAAAAGGTTTGGCTGCTCACTGGAAATACAAAGGAGGAAAGGCATCCGGTTTTGATTCGTGGTTGGCAGGAATCAGGGATGTTCTCGAAAATCCAGGCTTGAATGTGGTTGATTTTATCGATCAGTTTAATACCGATGTTTACAGCGACGAAATTTTTGTGTTTACACCAAAAGGCGATTTGAAAAAATTGTCGAAAGGAGCAACTTTATTGGATTTTGCTTATGAAATTCACTCAAGACTTGGTGATACGTGTACTGGCGGACAGGTGAATGGTAAAAATGTAACACTTAAATACAAATTAAAGAATGGGGATCAAATTTCAATTGATACTTCAAATAATCAGAAACCAAAACTCGATTGGCTCGAATTTGTAGTTACATCAAAAGCAAAAAACCGTGTAAAAGCCAGTTTAAACGAAGAGCGTAATACAGAAGCTGCACAAGGACGTGAAATTCTTCTTCGAAAGTTTAAAAACTGGAAACTTGATTTAAACGATGACGCCATTCGGAAGATTCTCAAACACTTTGGTTTTAAATATGCTGTTGATTTTTATTATGAAATTGCAAATGGTAAAATTGATCCTCTTGAGGTAAAATCAATTTTTAAAGTACAGGAAGAAGTTACTGCAAAAAACACCATCGAAGATTTACTTACCAATAACGAGACCAAGGAATTAAACTACGAGGGAGGAGATGATTTTCTGGTTATAGACAACAATTTAAAAGATGTAAATTATAAACTGGCGCAGTGTTGTAATCCTGTTTTTGGAGATAAAATATTTGGTTTTGTAACAATCAGCGAAGGAATTAAAATACACCGAACTTCCTGTCCGAATGCGCCTCAAATGAAGCAACGTTTTCCATATCGTGTAATTAAGGCAATGTGGAAAGACAATTCCGGGAAAGGATCGTTTTTAACTTCGTTGCATATTTCTGGGAATGACCAGGTGGGAATAGTTTCGGAGGTTACACATATAATTGCCAAAGACCTCGGTACGCAAATGCGTTCGATTAATATAGAAACTGAAAAGGGACAATTTGAAGGTATTTTAAAAATATCAGTTTACAGTTTGGACCATTTGGAGTTTCTTATAAGTAAGCTAAAAAAAGTGAAAGGAATTATATCGGTAACCAGAGGAGAAAAATAG
- a CDS encoding ferritin codes for MLKEKMLAALNEQINAEQYSSLLYLSMSAYLNDIGLPGFANWMYVQYQEELSHANKFFNYVVERGGKVELKAIKQMPTSWEGVIDIYEATLEHERLVTNLINNLVDVAIEERDHAAQSFLRWFVDEQVEEEANVTEILDTLKLINGQGNGIFMLDREMRTRTFVDSTTAV; via the coding sequence ATGTTAAAAGAAAAAATGCTAGCAGCTCTGAATGAGCAAATCAATGCGGAACAATATTCATCTTTATTATATCTTTCAATGTCGGCCTATTTAAACGATATAGGGCTGCCTGGGTTTGCAAACTGGATGTATGTGCAGTATCAGGAAGAATTAAGTCATGCAAACAAATTTTTCAATTACGTGGTGGAACGTGGTGGTAAAGTAGAATTAAAGGCGATTAAGCAAATGCCAACTAGCTGGGAAGGTGTAATTGATATTTACGAAGCTACCCTTGAACACGAACGTTTGGTTACCAACCTTATTAATAATTTGGTTGATGTTGCCATTGAAGAAAGAGACCATGCGGCACAGAGTTTCCTTCGCTGGTTTGTTGATGAGCAGGTAGAAGAAGAAGCAAATGTTACTGAAATTCTTGATACATTGAAACTTATTAATGGCCAGGGTAACGGTATTTTTATGTTGGATCGTGAAATGCGTACTCGCACTTTTGTTGATTCAACCACAGCAGTATAA
- a CDS encoding carboxypeptidase regulatory-like domain-containing protein: MNKLKYIGYILCIFLIAACEEDKLDIEKYGSIAGVIVDGESYAPIEGVQIATNPASTSAITNNDGVFEFSKVLEGELAVTARKKDYLSSTVSVAVYDGEKTNLTFFLLKDEKDVGWVTIYDPVPGNGAVDQNIDITFQWAVDKENSGVELDYTVYYFKSNSTTQKIAGENLPDKEVVVSNLEYSTTYYWYVVAKHEGSRVANSPTWSFRTEDSSE; the protein is encoded by the coding sequence ATGAATAAGTTAAAATACATAGGATATATTCTTTGCATATTTTTAATTGCTGCATGCGAAGAAGACAAATTGGATATCGAAAAATACGGTTCTATTGCAGGTGTAATTGTTGATGGTGAATCTTATGCTCCAATTGAAGGAGTTCAGATTGCAACAAATCCTGCAAGTACTTCAGCAATAACTAATAATGATGGTGTTTTTGAATTTTCGAAGGTATTGGAAGGTGAGTTAGCTGTTACAGCCCGTAAAAAAGACTATTTAAGCAGTACAGTTAGTGTTGCGGTTTATGATGGAGAAAAAACCAATCTAACCTTTTTCCTTTTGAAAGATGAAAAAGATGTGGGTTGGGTAACCATTTATGATCCTGTTCCGGGTAACGGGGCTGTTGATCAGAATATTGATATTACATTTCAGTGGGCTGTTGACAAAGAGAACAGTGGGGTTGAGTTGGATTATACGGTTTATTATTTTAAATCAAATTCTACAACTCAAAAAATTGCAGGAGAAAACCTGCCCGATAAAGAAGTAGTTGTTTCCAATTTAGAATATAGCACTACCTATTACTGGTATGTGGTGGCAAAACATGAGGGTAGTCGGGTTGCCAATAGTCCAACCTGGTCATTCAGAACTGAGGATTCATCGGAATAA
- a CDS encoding CsgG/HfaB family protein: MLKNKIFRLIAFSFFVWLFSSCSPYFHQPIGKEKGAQLGPETPVKQELLDLPAPKEPIVVAVYKFRDQTGQYKPSNVGASWSTAVTQGATNILIRALEESGWFIPIERENISNLLNERKIIRSSREQYEGSTGVMLPPLLFAGVLLEGGIVSYETNVYTGGAGARYFGTDVSAQYREDRVSIYIRAVSTSNGKILKTIYTTKSILSQEVSMGVFRYVKFKRLLEAETGYTYNEPTELAVTEAIEKAVHSLIVEGVLDSLWSLKDQKEISDEQIQNYRKEKEETLEYDHIGRPFEQEIRGKFYVSAMGNANFYIGDYSQSYTRPGGTVSFGFSLSKNFFIETNTGWQSVHVKDLMTSNEYFADLNALFMANPLGDFSPYFSIGGGTYYDFGNYIGLSEKELIPYISYGGGMEYMFNNRLAITGRVYANQLFSDYYDGAKMGQYNDLIWGFKLGVKFYVGENFK; encoded by the coding sequence ATGCTGAAGAATAAAATTTTCAGGCTTATTGCATTTTCTTTTTTCGTGTGGCTGTTTTCATCGTGCAGTCCCTATTTCCATCAGCCAATTGGAAAAGAAAAAGGAGCCCAGCTGGGACCGGAAACTCCTGTAAAACAGGAATTGCTGGATTTACCGGCGCCAAAAGAGCCTATTGTGGTGGCTGTATATAAATTTAGAGATCAGACCGGTCAATATAAACCGTCGAATGTTGGTGCAAGTTGGTCAACTGCAGTAACTCAGGGAGCAACAAATATTCTGATCCGAGCTTTAGAGGAGTCTGGTTGGTTTATTCCAATTGAAAGGGAAAATATCAGTAATCTTTTAAATGAACGTAAAATTATTCGTTCCAGTCGTGAACAATATGAAGGAAGCACCGGAGTAATGCTTCCACCTTTGCTTTTTGCAGGGGTTTTACTCGAAGGCGGAATCGTATCTTACGAAACGAATGTTTATACGGGAGGTGCCGGTGCTCGTTATTTTGGAACTGATGTTTCGGCGCAATATCGTGAAGATCGGGTAAGTATTTATATAAGGGCGGTTTCAACCAGTAATGGTAAAATTCTGAAAACGATTTATACAACAAAGTCAATACTTTCACAGGAAGTTTCGATGGGCGTTTTTCGATATGTGAAATTTAAAAGGCTACTGGAGGCCGAAACGGGATATACCTATAATGAACCAACAGAACTGGCGGTAACTGAAGCCATCGAGAAAGCAGTTCATAGTTTAATAGTAGAAGGTGTTCTTGATAGCTTATGGTCGCTAAAAGACCAAAAGGAAATAAGTGACGAACAAATTCAAAACTATCGGAAAGAAAAGGAAGAAACGCTGGAATATGATCACATTGGCAGACCATTTGAACAGGAAATTCGGGGAAAATTTTATGTTTCAGCAATGGGGAATGCAAATTTCTACATTGGTGATTATTCGCAAAGCTATACCAGGCCGGGAGGAACTGTAAGTTTTGGTTTTTCATTAAGCAAAAACTTTTTTATTGAAACAAATACTGGTTGGCAAAGCGTTCATGTAAAAGATTTAATGACTTCAAATGAATATTTTGCAGATTTGAATGCACTATTCATGGCAAATCCGTTGGGGGATTTTTCTCCTTATTTTTCAATAGGTGGTGGTACGTATTACGATTTTGGTAACTACATCGGTTTATCAGAAAAAGAACTAATTCCTTATATCTCGTACGGTGGTGGAATGGAATATATGTTTAATAATAGACTTGCCATTACCGGGCGCGTTTATGCAAATCAATTGTTTTCTGACTATTATGATGGTGCTAAAATGGGGCAGTACAACGACCTTATTTGGGGTTTTAAATTAGGTGTTAAATTTTATGTTGGCGAAAATTTTAAATAG
- a CDS encoding curli production assembly/transport component CsgF → MKKILFLIPIFLLLFCHLAGAQDFVYTPKNPAFGGSPYNYSWMLSSAEAQNTIEAPSDGEDSYSSYSSDPASDFAESLNRQILSRLSREIVTRQFGEEALAEGSYLLGDYQIDIGDAGNGVNITITDNTTGATTTVEVPYF, encoded by the coding sequence ATGAAAAAGATTTTATTTTTAATACCAATATTCTTGTTGCTATTTTGCCACTTGGCAGGCGCACAAGATTTTGTTTACACACCAAAAAATCCAGCATTTGGCGGAAGCCCTTACAATTACAGCTGGATGCTAAGCTCGGCTGAGGCACAAAATACCATAGAAGCACCCAGTGATGGAGAAGATTCTTACAGCAGTTACAGTAGCGATCCTGCATCGGATTTTGCCGAGAGTTTGAATAGACAGATATTAAGCCGATTATCCAGGGAAATTGTTACCCGGCAGTTTGGAGAAGAAGCACTTGCCGAAGGTTCCTACCTCCTTGGTGACTACCAGATCGATATCGGTGATGCCGGAAACGGGGTAAACATTACAATAACCGACAATACAACCGGTGCCACTACAACGGTTGAAGTGCCCTATTTTTAG
- a CDS encoding CsgE family curli-type amyloid fiber assembly protein, with translation MKYLTIILFFCALAFNGAAQTEVAQDTIKLKEVPDDLKKLIEEISATKEKVSSDADIEIDGLLFDETKTKSGRDFYDFFYTAWEAPQGARNYFIYISEKPYRLSTTMIEVKINETLVFQSFLQPRNDIVEQLAQQAVVRTQVYLANYEELVRQLDGDDRSGTGIF, from the coding sequence ATGAAGTATTTAACTATTATATTATTTTTTTGTGCTTTAGCCTTTAACGGCGCCGCTCAAACTGAGGTAGCTCAGGATACTATAAAATTAAAAGAAGTACCGGACGACCTAAAAAAACTGATCGAGGAAATTTCAGCAACTAAAGAAAAGGTTAGTTCTGATGCCGACATTGAAATTGATGGCCTGCTTTTCGATGAAACCAAAACGAAAAGCGGAAGAGATTTTTACGATTTCTTTTATACCGCGTGGGAAGCACCGCAAGGAGCCCGAAATTATTTTATTTATATAAGCGAAAAACCTTACCGGCTATCCACCACCATGATTGAAGTCAAAATAAATGAAACACTTGTTTTCCAATCTTTTCTTCAGCCCAGAAACGACATTGTTGAGCAACTTGCACAACAAGCAGTCGTACGCACTCAGGTATACCTGGCCAATTACGAGGAGTTGGTCCGGCAACTGGATGGTGATGATCGTTCGGGAACAGGTATTTTTTAA
- a CDS encoding LuxR C-terminal-related transcriptional regulator, whose translation MITIKKPLILLIECDKIISKYLNQIFITQNFEIVIVTDVYAAIRKIIECSPDVIICNTVLNGYTGFQIYNLLENSILTTGIPFVLIMKEFNEVDIEMGLELGIDNFIFQPFYENRIIKKVNTILSKIDKHKALEVERFEKLFTHSPVAIAEICNNRIKRVNRAFRDLAGIKEFNANQYHLEDYFEMENNMLLKNSLQRCLKGLDSVCSVKGIQVKNSDVYVDLYMVQINKGVNSCALIQFVESEEINRIVSNGKNDWSISTYLQARKRMAITENEHNDLLTDREIQITTLSAKGYQIKEIADKLGISSRTVEKHRSNVMRKTGTSNIIEAINKVVDF comes from the coding sequence ATGATTACTATAAAAAAACCACTGATCCTACTAATTGAATGTGATAAAATCATATCAAAGTATCTAAATCAAATATTTATTACGCAAAACTTTGAGATCGTAATTGTAACAGATGTTTATGCTGCTATTCGTAAAATAATAGAGTGTAGTCCTGATGTAATAATTTGTAACACAGTACTGAATGGATATACAGGATTCCAAATTTACAACTTGCTTGAAAATTCGATTTTAACAACTGGAATACCATTCGTTTTAATTATGAAGGAGTTTAATGAAGTTGATATTGAAATGGGTTTAGAGTTAGGAATTGATAATTTTATTTTTCAGCCATTTTATGAAAACAGAATCATTAAAAAAGTCAATACTATACTCAGTAAAATAGATAAGCATAAAGCTTTAGAAGTTGAACGTTTTGAAAAATTGTTTACTCATTCGCCGGTTGCCATCGCCGAAATATGTAATAATCGCATTAAAAGAGTAAACAGGGCTTTTCGTGACCTTGCCGGAATTAAGGAATTTAATGCCAACCAATACCATCTTGAAGATTATTTTGAAATGGAGAATAATATGTTGTTGAAAAATTCTTTGCAAAGATGTCTTAAAGGATTGGACTCCGTTTGCTCAGTAAAAGGGATACAAGTTAAAAACAGTGATGTGTATGTTGATTTATATATGGTGCAAATAAATAAAGGTGTTAACAGTTGTGCCTTGATACAGTTTGTTGAATCAGAAGAGATTAATAGGATTGTATCAAATGGGAAGAATGATTGGTCAATAAGCACCTATTTACAAGCTAGGAAACGTATGGCAATTACTGAAAATGAACACAATGATTTATTAACTGACAGGGAAATTCAAATCACTACTTTATCTGCGAAAGGTTATCAAATAAAGGAAATAGCAGATAAACTGGGAATTTCGAGTAGAACAGTAGAAAAGCACCGTTCGAATGTTATGCGCAAAACAGGAACATCAAATATTATTGAGGCAATAAACAAGGTTGTTGATTTTTAA
- a CDS encoding acetyl-CoA hydrolase/transferase C-terminal domain-containing protein — protein MKNIKFISAAEAVKVVKSNDRVHLHSVAVTPHPLIKALVERGKNKEFRNVRIQHIHTEGEVEYADKELEGIFQLESFFVGHNVRKQTQAGYADYIPVFLQETQRLIREGYLKVNVAMIQVSTPDKHGYVSLGTSVDATLAAIENADTTIAIINPNVPRAFGDAMIHINDIDLFTEDDSPLYAPAPGAINDTDRKIGRYVAELVEDGATLQMGIGAIPNAVLSMLGNHKNLGVHSEMFADGILPLVDKGVVNGKNKSIDKGKMVATFLMGSKKLYDFIDNNPGVLMQDVKYTNRVNVIAKNPKVTAINSALQIDITGQVCADSIGTIHYSGVGGQIDFLRGASLSKGGKPILAMPSITNKGISKIAPILTPGAGVVSTRANIHWVVTEFGAVNLYGRTLQDRAKLLISVAHPDHQETLDKNAFDRFGPHFHFVWDEK, from the coding sequence ATGAAGAATATTAAATTCATTTCAGCTGCAGAAGCAGTAAAAGTAGTTAAATCGAACGATCGTGTACACTTACACAGTGTGGCAGTAACTCCTCACCCGTTAATTAAGGCTTTGGTTGAAAGAGGAAAAAACAAGGAATTCAGAAATGTACGTATCCAACACATTCACACCGAAGGTGAAGTTGAATATGCTGACAAGGAACTGGAAGGAATTTTTCAGCTAGAATCGTTTTTCGTAGGACACAACGTTAGAAAACAAACTCAGGCCGGATATGCCGATTACATTCCTGTTTTTTTACAAGAAACACAACGTTTAATTCGCGAAGGATATTTAAAAGTTAATGTTGCAATGATTCAGGTTTCAACACCTGACAAACATGGCTATGTATCTTTAGGAACTTCGGTTGATGCTACTTTGGCTGCTATTGAAAATGCCGACACAACCATTGCAATCATTAATCCAAACGTACCACGTGCCTTTGGTGATGCAATGATCCATATTAACGATATTGATTTATTTACTGAAGACGATAGTCCGCTTTACGCTCCTGCTCCGGGTGCAATCAACGATACCGACCGTAAAATTGGTAGATATGTTGCAGAATTGGTAGAAGACGGAGCAACACTACAAATGGGTATTGGTGCTATTCCGAATGCGGTATTAAGCATGCTTGGAAACCACAAAAACCTTGGAGTACACTCTGAAATGTTTGCCGACGGTATTCTTCCCTTGGTTGATAAAGGTGTAGTAAACGGAAAAAACAAAAGTATTGATAAAGGTAAAATGGTTGCCACATTCTTAATGGGATCAAAAAAACTTTACGACTTTATCGATAACAACCCGGGTGTTTTAATGCAAGACGTTAAATACACCAACCGTGTAAATGTGATTGCAAAAAACCCAAAAGTAACTGCAATTAACTCTGCACTTCAAATTGACATCACCGGTCAGGTATGTGCCGATTCTATCGGAACCATTCATTATTCCGGTGTAGGTGGTCAAATCGACTTTTTAAGAGGAGCATCTTTAAGTAAAGGTGGTAAACCAATTTTGGCAATGCCTTCAATTACCAATAAAGGTATCAGTAAAATTGCTCCAATTTTAACACCAGGTGCCGGTGTTGTTAGTACTCGTGCAAATATTCACTGGGTAGTAACCGAATTTGGTGCAGTTAATTTATATGGAAGAACATTGCAAGACAGGGCAAAATTATTAATCTCTGTTGCACACCCTGATCATCAGGAAACATTAGACAAAAATGCTTTTGATAGATTTGGACCCCACTTCCATTTTGTTTGGGACGAAAAATAA